In a genomic window of Methylovirgula sp. 4M-Z18:
- a CDS encoding AGE family epimerase/isomerase, whose protein sequence is MTLPNFRSPDFLLDHMNRIMNFYYPICINNENGGYYNEYRDDGFITDRVNQHIVSTTRFIFNFSLAAGLFNRPEFVDAAKHGLTYLTDVHRDKEMGGYFWEMAGTAPKDDSKQCYAHAFVLLAYATAMKAGIPGMREKIAETWDLLEQRFWLPHDNLYADEFHRDWRPLSDYRGQNCNMHMCEAMIAGYEATGETRYLDRAETIAQRICVDLAAQANDVVWEHYTKDWTVDWEYNKDNPRHQFRPYGYQPGHMTEWAKLLLILERYRPKDWMLPKAEKLYQYAMARASDVAYGGLYYAFGPNDKIYDPDKHHWVQCETLAAIACLAMRTGKERYWQDYDALWTFSWNHMIDREGACWYRMCSPEGKPLSNIKSPAAKTDYHPFGACYEILRVTGQLKG, encoded by the coding sequence ATGACACTGCCCAACTTCCGCTCTCCGGACTTCCTGCTCGATCACATGAACAGGATCATGAATTTCTATTATCCGATCTGCATCAACAATGAGAACGGCGGATACTACAACGAATATCGCGACGACGGCTTCATCACCGATCGCGTCAATCAGCACATCGTCTCGACCACTCGGTTCATCTTCAACTTTTCGCTCGCCGCCGGCCTGTTCAACCGGCCCGAATTCGTCGACGCCGCCAAGCACGGCCTCACCTATCTGACCGACGTGCATCGTGACAAAGAGATGGGCGGCTATTTCTGGGAGATGGCTGGCACCGCACCGAAGGACGACAGCAAACAATGCTACGCCCATGCCTTCGTGCTGCTCGCCTATGCGACCGCGATGAAGGCCGGCATTCCCGGCATGCGCGAAAAAATCGCTGAAACATGGGATTTGCTGGAACAACGGTTCTGGCTGCCGCACGATAATCTCTATGCCGACGAATTCCACCGCGACTGGCGGCCCTTGTCCGATTATCGCGGCCAGAACTGCAACATGCATATGTGCGAGGCGATGATCGCAGGCTATGAGGCGACGGGCGAGACGCGCTATCTCGACCGCGCCGAGACAATCGCGCAACGAATCTGCGTCGACCTTGCGGCGCAGGCGAACGATGTGGTGTGGGAACATTATACCAAGGACTGGACGGTCGATTGGGAATACAACAAGGACAATCCGCGCCATCAATTCCGACCCTACGGCTATCAGCCGGGCCATATGACCGAATGGGCGAAGCTGTTGCTGATTCTGGAGCGCTACCGGCCGAAAGACTGGATGCTGCCGAAGGCCGAGAAGCTCTACCAATATGCCATGGCACGCGCGAGCGATGTCGCTTACGGCGGCCTGTATTATGCTTTCGGCCCGAACGACAAGATCTACGACCCCGACAAACATCATTGGGTGCAATGCGAAACCCTCGCCGCCATTGCCTGTCTCGCGATGCGCACCGGCAAGGAGCGCTACTGGCAGGATTACGATGCGCTGTGGACCTTCAGCTGGAACCACATGATCGACCGCGAAGGTGCCTGCTGGTACCGTATGTGCTCGCCGGAGGGAAAGCCGTTGAGCAACATCAAGAGCCCGGCGGCGAAGACGGATTATCATCCGTTCGGCGCCTGCTACGAGATCCTGCGCGTGACCGGCCAACTCAAAGGATAA
- a CDS encoding SDR family NAD(P)-dependent oxidoreductase: MEDFAGKTILVTGGSLGMGLACATRFAKGGANVVIVANDDKSTDEAVKSLGDKVIGFVGDVRKSADMAAAAAKAVQRFGGIDCLVCCAGIQRYGTVVETDENVWDDVLDINLKGIFLAAKYAIPEIKKRGGGAVVAISSIQSYASQTSVAAYTASKGGVNALVRAMALDHAHDNITVNAVCPASVDTPMLRHSAELYKGNKTAEDILDAWGRGHPIGRIGQPWEIAEAVAFLCSDKARFITGADLKIDGGVMAKVGIVLPE, translated from the coding sequence ATGGAAGATTTCGCCGGTAAGACGATCCTCGTGACGGGCGGTAGCCTCGGCATGGGATTGGCTTGCGCCACGCGTTTCGCAAAAGGTGGCGCCAATGTCGTGATCGTCGCCAACGACGACAAGTCAACGGACGAGGCCGTCAAATCGCTCGGCGATAAAGTGATCGGCTTTGTCGGCGACGTGCGCAAGAGTGCGGACATGGCGGCGGCGGCGGCCAAGGCGGTGCAAAGATTTGGCGGCATCGACTGCCTCGTGTGCTGCGCAGGCATTCAACGCTACGGCACCGTTGTCGAAACCGACGAAAACGTCTGGGACGATGTGCTGGACATCAATCTGAAAGGCATTTTCCTCGCCGCGAAATATGCCATTCCCGAAATCAAGAAGCGTGGCGGCGGCGCCGTCGTGGCGATTTCGTCGATCCAATCCTATGCCTCGCAAACCTCCGTCGCCGCCTATACAGCGAGCAAAGGCGGCGTCAATGCGCTCGTGCGCGCGATGGCGCTCGATCATGCCCACGACAATATTACGGTGAACGCGGTCTGCCCGGCTTCCGTCGATACGCCGATGCTGCGGCACAGCGCCGAGCTTTACAAAGGCAACAAGACAGCGGAGGACATTCTTGATGCCTGGGGCAGGGGCCATCCGATCGGCCGGATCGGCCAACCCTGGGAAATCGCCGAAGCCGTGGCGTTTCTGTGCAGCGACAAAGCCCGCTTCATCACCGGAGCCGATCTGAAGATCGATGGCGGCGTGATGGCCAAGGTCGGCATCGTGCTGCCGGAATAG